AGCCTAACCTTAAAACTCACACTCCTATTCCCAAACCattgaatttataattaatttacttctTAATATCCTTAGCTAACCAAATCTCTTCTCATTGTTATTAAAAATCATATAAGTTAAAATCATAAATCAACCAAATCAATAAAAATCTGATTCTCGTTGAAATCCTTAAAAACATTCAAAACATGTCTCTTTTGATAAataattcaaaccaaactcatTTTTGAAATTATAACCAAAACAACtccaaatttttagaaaaatttcggcagcaccttCCCTAAAAACCGGAGTTTGCTACCCATCACAGGTCTCCTCTTTTCAACCTTAACTCAATAAAACCAACATCTCAAGTCAACATTTCCAAATCCATCATTTAAGACCAATTATTATCgattcaaataaaagaaaaccaaAATCCACAGATTCAATTCATTTCACCAGAAATTCAGAAATcaaccaattcaataacaaACACAACATGTCAATCTCAacagaaaatcatttacatcaTAGACATTCATCCATTTGCATCAATCTACTAAACTTATCAGGTATTCAAAGcccaaaatattttcttattaaaataaaCCCCTACCTCAAGAAATCAAATCCGCAGTGATTCTTAACGCAATAAATTTCTTTCTCCCCGGCCTGTAACAGCAGCGGCTGCATCCACAACTCCGCTTACATCTGCAACAACAGAAACGACTTTAATCGCAACATGCAACCTCGATAACTCCATCCTAAACTTTGATGTTGCGAAATTCTTAATAACACATAACAGAACACTAACGGCGAGGGTTTCGGAACAGAGATACATACTGTAACAAGGAAGAATAGCTGAATTGAACAGTAGTAGCCCCGATGGTGGCTCCAGCGGCGGTGTACAACCAAGTAACTCACGATAATCAAAACCCTGGCACAAACAACCTTAGTAATATTCTCATGATAACAAGGGTCTCGACagacaaaaaatgaaaatatgaaaCAAGGCTAAAGCTTACCAAGAAGACAGAAGCTTCAGCTACAGTTTCTGACGGCCAGCACGGCGGCGTGGAGCTCCGGCGACGCAGTAGTAGCACAAGTGCAACAACGGCGAGCCCAGCAACTTCGGCGATAGTGGAGGAACGACGGCGATGCAAGCGGTGATGCCTCCCTTCTCACTCGCaagctctctctctcctctttgcGACATTGCCGGCGGAAACTCGCGACAGAGCTGGCAATGGCAGAGCGCGACGGCTCCTCCAGCTCGTACTCCTTCCTCCCTTGGCTCGTGGCTCCATGGATGGCGGCGATACTGGTTTCGCAATGAGGACGGCGATGGTGACATGGACCTCACAAAGACGACGATAGACGTGACGACGACTCCCAGACGCGATGTCTTCTCCCTCCTGTGACTCTGGTTTGCGCCTCTCCCTCTCCTTCGACGGCGACATGACGATGCGGCAGTAGTGATTCTCGTCAACACCGTCCtccctctcttcttttctctgcCTTCCGTTTCTCCTTCTCTCCCTctacattttctttccttttttctgaGTTTCTGATGCTGCTATATTTGAGTGTAAGGAGGTTTGGCGGCGAAGGTTTCTTTAGGTGAAAGGGAAAATGGATTTTGGTTTTTAGGATTGAGTAAACACCCAACCCGGTCCCTGTCCATTTCTAATTAGGACAACGCGATCTCTCACCAAAAAACTAAGCCACGTTGGTCCCTGTCTATGCAAAAAATCACTCATCGCGCCCCTCCCGTTTATCCCCCGTCCATAGTTGACGGAAAAAGCTGATGTGTCACTTACCGGCGCTGATCTGGCAGTTAGGTCAAAGTTAAGTGCCAAGGTGGATAAGTGGGAATGGACAGGGGTCAATTTGTCCCCCTGTCACATTAAAAAACGACGTCGTTGCTAGGTTAATAAGAAGTAAATGTCTCCTTCATCATTTCATTCCCCAACCTCTGTACAAAGTATTCATAGTCTAAACAAGAAACCCTGGGGGACCATGGTTGGAAGTGGAGAACGTTGTGCATCCTCCAACCTGCGAGCTGGTGATAGTTGGAGTTATAGCATGAACTCTAATGAAAGTATTGTAGGTAGAAGGAAGAAGATATGGGTCTCCCCAAAATGCTATTGTGGGTCTGATGCTGTTCTGTTCATGTTTGGGACCAAAAGTAATCCGAATAGGTTATCCTTACGGTGTCCTAAATTCAAGGTATGTTCATGTAAAATTTTGTGTTGAATGTACAAAAATTCTATATTTAGTTCCAGGTCTGTTCATGATTTTAACCTTTTTGTATCTGTCTATATGTAGACTGCAGAAGGATGTTGCTCATTTTTTGTATGGTTAGATGATTATGTCTCTTCCTTTAATGAGCATTTTTTGAAGACAACATCAAAAGGGGTATTGCAGAAGAACCAGCAGCGATTTGAAGGCCTTAGTGATACGGTGGATGACAAAGTGGAAGAGTTAGAAATGAGGTTGATTGGATTAAAAAATCAATTGGGAAAGAGCAAGAAAAAATGGGTGAAAGTAAATGCTTGGGGTTAGGTTgtagtatttttgtatttttgattGGGGTTATGCTTGCCTGTTTATTTAGGACAACTATGTATGCAACCTAATGAATAACTTTAGGGTATCTAAGAACTGTGTGGCAAGATGAGATTGGAAATGTAAACATTTTGGATGTAAGTTATATGAAGATGAATTATTATGATGAGTGTTTAAAGTTTGTTACCTAAACTTAATGCAAATTAAAGCAGCAAATATTTGTGCATGTAACATAGATTGAAGTAAACCTTGTAAAGTATAGCAAAAAGTACTATTATATTCATATTATCAAGAAAGATGTAACTGATATGTTCACAATGATAATATCATTGTAGAGGCAAAATGGCCCTAATTAAAACTTAGACATTTGTAAATaccaaaataccaaaataaCAGCAAAATATTTGCTGACATAATTGTATCCTTCAAACTAAAGTCTCAAAATACCAAAATAACAGTATCACATATCTCAGTATCACAAATCTAAATTCCTATTATAAGTGTCACCCCTGCTTAGGAGGCCTAAGTCCTGGAGGCCGGTAGCCGGGTGTTGGCACAAATTTCAGAAGTCGTGATTTGCAGCTGCCATTGTCTCTTCGGAAATTGCATCATGACTGGTTCCTGTAGTAGTCTTCCCAGCTATTGAGTCATTTGATTGGAGCTGTGAGCTGTGAGGCATCAGGTTTGGGGCTTGGGAAGGTTGAGATTTGAACCATAAGGTTGGCCCGGATGCTGGTATGGGTGGAGGCACGAAAGATGGAGTTGGAGGCCTAACAATCTGCTGCTTTTCCCTAACTGTTGGAGAGTTGTCATTGGAGTTTTTTCCTGCAGCCTGTAACAATGTAGGTTTAGCAGCTATATGAATGAAAACTTTAAGGGATTGAGATGTAATAATTTGTTGGATGAAAcaagttttgtttttttaaacaatagaaaaaaaattacctcCTCAGTTGGTGGTGCAGATTGCGAAACTGAAATTTCTTCTCTCTGATTTTTGGGTAGTTTTTTCTTAGCTTTTTCGGCTTTGCTCTGTGacaaaaatcaatttattataGAAAGcaagcaacaaaaaaaattctcaaacaCGTCCATTGTACATAACACAGCCATTCTCAATCAAGTAACATTTAAATCTAATCAGTACATAACACAGCATTTCTCAAGCAAGCAACAAATAAACCTAATCAGTACATAACATAGCCATACTCAACCAAGCAACGTATAAACCTAATCAGTGCATAACACAGCCATTGTACCTCAATTCTCAAACATAGAATAAAGAAGTTATTGTTTAGGACAAGTCAATTCTTAAAACTAACACATTGTACCTGATCAGTGTTTGGGGCTGGAGCAATATTTGGAGCTGGATCACTGCTTGTTGCTGGATCAGTTGATGATTTGTGAGTTATTGTCTTATTCTGTGCTCGTCTCTCCTTTTTAGTCATAGGCTTCCAGTTGGGATCTTGTGCTGCATTCGGACATGTCTTGTAGTAATGGCCCTTTTGGCCACACTTAGAGCAAGTAACAACGAATGTCTTCTTCGCCTTGGTGGTGCTTATCTCTCTCTCAACCGGATCAGCTATCCTCTTTATCTTAGGTCTATTAGCAGCTCTCTTGATAGTGGGAGGTAGTGGCCTTGGTGTATTAATAGGTGTCCAGTACTCTTCACTGTTGACTGGTTTAATGCAATGTGTATAAATTGCTCTAATGGCTTCCATAGTTAGCCACTTATGCACAAAATCCTCAGCCTTAAGACCCATTTTAGCTAGTGCTGCAACGGCATGTCTACAAGGCATTCCTATGCACAATAACAAATTgatgtagaataaaaaaaaagacaatagACATATAGTGATAAACCAAAAATTATAACAACTAAATAATTATCCAATAACTATATAGCCAGACTTACCAGTCAACTGTCATACATTGCATGTACATGTCCTCTTGTGTAGATTCACACCCACTTTATGGTTTTGAGAATGAACCTCAAAGAGGACTCTTTTTGAATCACCAGCCCATATAGCTCTCCATTTATGACTCTTAGGCTTGATAAATTAATCCAACTTCTTATGTTGGACTGGTACAAGTGGTCCAATGTGAGCCTCCAACTTCTTCTTGTGCATTGCCATTTTTCTCATTATGTAGCACCGCAGGCCTTCACACATGGTTAGAATAGGCTTTTTCCTATGCTCCACAATCTTTGCATTCCATACTTCACACatattattagttatgttgTCCACTTTCGGCCCATGACTAAAGTACGCTTTACACCACACAGCCAGATCAATTTTTTGCATATACTCCCATGCTGGTGCACTTACTCGCTTTAACTTCTCCATCGCAGCAGCTAATTCAGTGTGTGTGGTGCACCTTGCACATTCCCAAACCAATTGCTTCGTCTCTTCATCTTTGAAGTGCTTAATGAAGTTCTTCCAGATATGTAGTACACAATTCCTGTGGTGAGCTCTCGGAAATATCTCCTTCAAGGCCAATGCCAACCCCTGTATCAGTCCAAGGACATGATATGattagaaaattctaattaGCAATGATGTAAAATATTAAATGCTGAGATTCaaattaaagtatctcaaattATATACAATATCTAAGCAGGGAGCTGCAATAcaacatatttaattaaaactcCTACGGTAACTCCTATATTTTTTAATGCTATGAAAAAACATAAGAAAGACTCAAAAAAATTGTAACTCTTTTTTGGCATAGTCAGTAACGCTTCATTCATTTCATAAGAAATCTAAAAATTGTCATATCAATCTGTTTcttaaaatgatatataatcAGGGAGCTGCAATAcaatatataatcaattaaagtGGCTTCAAATGCTAAGACTCAAGTTAAAGTAActcaaattaaatacaatatataattaGAAAGCTGCAAtacaacaaatttaattatcaattgatGGTGAATGAACTAGATTCTTCTCCCTAACATAAGAATTAATTCATCATACACAAATCCATAGCAGAATAGTACAAGTCTATGATCAAATCCATAGCAGAATAGTACAAGTCTATGATCAAATCCAAAACAGAGTATATCATACACAAGTTGTCAACACAAGTAACTAAGTAGCAAGGTTTAGAGTTGACCTTTTGTTGATCGGAAATAAAATTTAGCCCCAACTCAGTGCAATCCCCCAAATCCTGCTTTAGTATTGACAAAAACTAGCCCCAGGTGTCTTTACATTCGTTTGGAACCACAGCATACACAATGACAAAAAAGTGGTTGTTGGCATCTTGCCCCACTGCAGATAATAGTTGTCCACCATAGTAACCTTTGAGGAAGCACCCGTCCAACCCGATTAGAGGCCTGCACCCATCTCTAAAACCCCTTTTATATGCATCCAAACTTATATACAACTTGTCGAACAGTGGCAGCGACTCTGGCTGAGGTATGACATCAATCATAGCTGTGCTCCCCGGATTACTCCTGTGAAGTTCCATCAGATAGTCACGGAGCTTTCCATACTGAGCTTGTTCGTTGCCTATGACTATTTCTCTGGCAAACTTCAGTCCTCTGCTTATCATTTTCTCACTAAGATGTACATTGTACTCCTCAATCATATACTCCCTTGCCTGTTTAGGATTTAACTCAGGCTGAGTCAGTAGCCTCTTGACCAACTTTGATGTCACCCATTCTCTGCTAGCTAGATTACTGCCAAAATCTCTAGCACAGTTGTGCTCATTAACCAATGTCTTCACCTGATAACACCCCCTAGCACTGTTCCAAGAGGTCAGAATCAACCAAGGATAGTTCTCTCCTGCACATGCAGTCCTCACCctcttcttttcattctttaGATACATCACATCCTTCCCTTCATACACAAAGTAATCCTTTAGTGCATTCTTAAAACTTTCCATTGTGATGAATGTTTGCCCCACCTTAAATTCAACTTTCCCATATTCTGTCTCCTCATTGAAAGCATCAAATGCAGTCctgttttcatcatcatcagacatcGGACTGTTAAATGCTTCACTCTCATATTCATAAGGCTTCTCATAATCTGAGTCTAGTTCTTCCCCAATAATATCAAAACTTGATGGCATTGTATTCCCAGCCAATCCATGTCTAGCATCCACACCACCACCTACTTCAGGCCCATCAACTACTGCACCTTCTGTCACAGTTTTTTCATCTTTTAGAATATGTTTTCTCTTCCTACCTGAATATCTCTTGGAAGCTCATTTTTTGGCTGTCTTTGGAGAATAAGATGGACCACCTTTACTTGGTCCAGGCTTATCCCTATTTTTTGGGCCATCCTTGCTTAAATCCCTATTTGGGCCAAACCTCACCCCACCATTTGCTCCATCCTTCATCTCATCAGGTGGACCACTCTTCCCCTCCCCATCTAGACCCTGACTAGCTCTCTTCCTTGGTGacaccattttcttcttctttttcttcaatctctccttctttttctataCCTCACTATCATCACTGCTATGAGTCTCTTCATATTCCGGAGGAGGTGGCTTATATGGCTCGTCCTCAGTTGTTTCATACCCATCACCTGAGGAAGATGAGGGACTCATAAGAACCTCCTCAGCTTGCATCTCCACATCCACAACTTCTGGCACACTAACCGGGTAATCAAAGTAGATATAAATATGCTTTGTCcccttgtttttgtttttaatcttATTATTCCTCATGTCATTTATCTCAGTATCACCCCTCATTACATGTAACCCAGATTCCAAGTCAGGTGCCGTGCTATCAAACCAAAACATCATCTTGTACTCCCTGTAACCCAGTTCCTTCAACAACGATTCAAAATCAAAGAAGTTCACCAAATCAATGTCTAAAGCTGGCCACTTCTTGACTTTTCCATCAACATATTCTAATTTGCCCTGTGCATTCCTCTTAAaaatttctccatgatggaaaACAGGAACTACTTCTAACTCATCCatctgaaaattatttttactaatcaAAATCCATTTCATGACAGTTTAATATCATTGTCCTAATCATCTAAACTACTGACAATTAACATgaataatttaacaaattaactaaaaaactTCAAAATCCATTCAGTATcacaatattaataataaacagcCAGGCAACCCATTTCAAACTACTGAACACTAATACACCCACATGTAATTTAGGAACAGATATTGGATTAGAATGATATTTTTGATGCCCAGATTCATTACTAACCTGAATGCCGACTCAAGCTGCCTCCACTGCACAACGTCAGTCACTTCGTCAACTATGGCGTTAGAGGAGTCCTCCGAGTGCGGCCTTATCAGCACCCTTGTCAGCACCAACAATTGCTACTTCCACCACTCTCTATCCTATTGCGCGAAGAAGGTTGAGGGATTTTGGTATTTCTGTAAATTTGAGTTAGGGCTTGGGGAGTTATGAAATGATGAAGGAGACGTTTGCTTCTTATTAACCTAGTAACGACGTCGTTTCTTAATGTGACAGGGGGATAAATCGACCCCTGTCCATTTCCACTTATCCACCTTGGCACTTAACTTTGGCCTAACTGCTAGATCAGCGCCGATAAGTGACACATCAGCTTTTTCCATCAACTATGGACGGGGGATAAACGGGAAGGGGCGCGATGAGTGGTTTTTTGCATAGACAGGGACCGGCGTGGGTTAGTTTTTTGGTAAGGGATCGCGTTGTCCTAATTAGAAATGGATAGGGACCGCGTTGGGTGTTTACTCTTTAGGATTAGAGTTAGATGaaatttaggttttttttttttttagttagggCTANNNNNNNNNNNNNNNNNNNNNNNNNNNNNNNNNNNNNNNNNNNNNNNNNNNNNNNNNNNNNNNNNNNNNNNNNNNNNNNNNNNNNNNNNNNNNNNNNNNNNNNNNNNNNNNNNNNNNNNNNNNNNNNNNNNNNNNNNNNNNNNNNNNNNNNNNNNNNNNNNNNNNNNNNNNNNNNNNNNNNNNNNNNNNNNNNNNNNNNNNNNNNNNNNNNNNNNNNNNNNNNNNNNNNNNNNNNNNNNNNNNNNNNNNNNNNNNNNNNNNNNNNNNNNNNNNNNNNNNNNNNNNNNNNNNNNNNNNNNNNNNNNNNNNNNNNNNNNNNNNNNNNNNNNNNNNNNNNNNNNNNNNNNNNNNNNNNNNNNNNNNNNNNNNNNNNNNNNNNNNNNNNNNNNNNNNNNNNNNNNNNNNNNNNNNNNNNNNNNNNNNNNNNNNNNNNNNNNNNNNNNNNNNNNNNNNNNNNNNNNNNNNNNNNNNNNNNNNNNNNNNNNNNNNNNNNNNNNNNNNNNNNNNNNNNNNNNNNNNNNNNNNNNNNNNNNNNNNNNNNNNNNNNNNNNNNNNNNTTTCCTTGCTTTCATCCCTCCCTCTTCCTGGTTTAGACGTTCTCGCCGCCTCGCGTTCTTGTCGCGTTATCACCGTCAGTCGTACTCAGTTCCTGCCAcgttcccatcctctcagtccGTGGTGCTCTGTTCTCGCTGCCTTGACGTCCTCGCCGCCTTGCCTTACTGCCGCATCGCCGTCCTCCGTTCTCGTCGGTTCACCGTCCTCCTTTCAGCGAATCAGCTTCATTGTTCAGGACTTCAGGTATTCTTTTATGAAGATCATTTGAGTTTTGTGAAGGTCATTTGAACTGTGAATTGTGAATAAATGTTTTTGGCAGATTCTAAACTAATTGAACTGTGAATTGTGAATAATTGGGAATTGGTTGCGGATATAAACTAGTTTTTGGCTGTTTCTAGGTCGGTGTTAGTACCACCAGAAGAGTATATAAAACTCACGAGTATGAAATCTAGAACATAGTCggattttataatttagtttTCTGTCATCTTACTTTTTCAGTTGTTGTGTGTGATACTGCTGTTATTGTTTATATGTCTAAAAGAATTAGATATCATGAATTATACTTGTTCACTTGTTCTTTGGTCCTGTTTAGTTGTGGTGAGATCCTCctattattgtttattttttgttatttaagaAAAGTTTGTTTAAAAATACTTTAGGAATAAATAGGTTTAAAAGTGTGAATAAAAgagttttattgaatttcttATGTAGAAATATGCACTTAAATAAAGTTTCTGTTTTGCGGATACATCTGATCCAATCCGATCCGTGTGCACCCGTgcttaagtaaaaaaaaaaattgcaagttAGGGTTTGTCCCTTATAAATATGGATGTAGTTTTGTTAGGGTTTCAACACTACACTCTTCCAGCACGATTAGGGTCCTCAAGCTTCAACAAACATGGCTGACAAAGCGGTTACCATCAGAACAAGGAAGTTTATGACTAACAGGCTCCTCTCCAGAAAGCAATTCGTGAGTTCGTTCACCATTCTCACTTTCACACTGTTTTTATGGATTTATCATAGACTTTAAGTATGTACATTTTGGAATAATTGGAATCTGATAATGATAGATGAATTGAGCGCTACATACGATTTAGCTGAGCCTCGTTTTCTCTTTAATTGTGTGGTTGTAGGTCATTGATGTTCTTCATCCAGGGAGGGCAAATGTTTCTAAGGTACATTCTGTTTGTTAGCCGAAAACTTtagatttaattgatttttgtcAGGTAGTTATTGGTTGGACAATAATGGTGTTTACGGTTACTAATTTTTGTTGTGTTTGGAATATGAAGGCTGAGCTTAAGGAGAAGCTTGCTAGAATCTATGATGTTAAGGACCCCAACACCGTGTTTGTGTTTAAGTTCCGCACCCATTTCGGAGGTGGCAAATCCACTGGTTTTGGTTTGATTTATGACACTGTTGAGAATGCAAAGAAGTATGAGCCTAAGTACAGACTAATTAGGGTAAGATAACttggttttttgtttttctaatgtGGTTTTTGTTCATGAGTGTAATTGCTATGGAATGAGAAACAATTTCATGCAACTAGGATGTATGTTTTTGTAAATTGTAAGATTGGTAAGTTAGTGCTTACTAATATTAATCGTTATTGGATGACCTCTATGTATAATAATATAGTACTCCAATTCTTGTCAGcactgctttttatttttagattggAGTTGCATGGGGTGAAAATATGTTGATCTTTATTGTTGATCCATAATGTGACATGAAATTGTATACTGTTATGATTAATGAGCATTAACAATAGAGATGTTCCAAGAAGATTAATTTGAATGCTTGTGCATATTAGAATTCATTAGTTTTCAGATGAAATCATTAGCTCTTTTTAGTTGCTGTTTGGCTTCTAACAATTGCTTCCTCTTAAACAATACAATAATTTGTTTTGCTGGATTAATTACACCTTTACTATGCTAGAATTTCTTGAGATATTTTGTACAAGACCCTACCCTGTAGCTGAATCTGACCATTCTCATGTCTTGTCATGCATCCATTAGTTCTTTTTGGTCTTGGGGAATTAGAACTTTTCTTCTTTAATATCTGTGCCATGTTGCTGTGTTTTGCATAATCCTTCACTAAAATCCTGTCATTTGCAGAATGGACTTGATACTAAGGTTGAAAAGTCAAGGAAGCAAATGAAGGAGAGAAAGAACAGGGCAAAGAAGATCCGTGGAGTAAAGAAGGTAAATAGTTGCCAAAAGcaaattgttttttt
This sequence is a window from Arachis duranensis cultivar V14167 chromosome 2, aradu.V14167.gnm2.J7QH, whole genome shotgun sequence. Protein-coding genes within it:
- the LOC107474642 gene encoding 40S ribosomal protein S24-1; translation: MADKAVTIRTRKFMTNRLLSRKQFVIDVLHPGRANVSKAELKEKLARIYDVKDPNTVFVFKFRTHFGGGKSTGFGLIYDTVENAKKYEPKYRLIRNGLDTKVEKSRKQMKERKNRAKKIRGVKKTKASDAAKAGKKK